A single genomic interval of Adhaeribacter pallidiroseus harbors:
- a CDS encoding DoxX family protein: MEYLFMSSIQPNTNSLWEKGRRHFGSIIKPNQPKPEWKPWEKYLFRFFFLFLSLLILPLDWKIYRDFFAIDWAHLHFHDLFRLSRYQNQFIPPEHLPQWGFGQFANWAVALVVALLGAVIWGRIDVNRKEYSVLYYWLRVMVRYRLALVLITYGFIKLFPLQMPFPSLSNLFTNYGDFFAWKIYFQTVGIAPKYQSFLGFVEILAAFLLFNRRTTTFGVGLIFGFIGNVAVVNGLYDVGEQVLSTFIVLLAAFLLANDVPRLYRLLIEEGPTYANKIIPDFSDKVLRNFRLGLRSAFLVFVALFAYKTFSNYVTDPYKIPRTPGLKNAYGYYRVQEFILNQDTIPYSRTDPNRWQDVIFEKWSTLTIKVNRPVKIDFTSAEAVHEKDIDRNYELAGHAGRHYFYYEADTVNHRLALQNKNKNHRSEKLFLNYQRPNDSTLVLSGINENQDSIRVVLSKVNKKYMFFEGRRKAVKI, from the coding sequence ATGGAGTACTTGTTTATGAGCAGTATACAACCAAATACCAATTCACTTTGGGAGAAAGGGCGACGCCACTTTGGTAGCATTATTAAGCCCAACCAACCCAAACCAGAATGGAAACCTTGGGAAAAGTATTTGTTTCGTTTCTTTTTCCTTTTTCTCAGCTTACTCATTCTGCCCCTGGATTGGAAAATTTACCGCGATTTTTTTGCCATCGACTGGGCGCACCTGCACTTTCACGATCTGTTCCGGTTGTCGCGTTACCAAAATCAGTTTATTCCGCCGGAGCATTTACCGCAATGGGGCTTCGGCCAGTTTGCCAATTGGGCGGTGGCCCTGGTAGTGGCTTTATTGGGGGCGGTAATCTGGGGTCGGATAGATGTTAACCGGAAAGAATACAGCGTTTTGTATTACTGGTTGCGGGTAATGGTGCGCTACCGTTTAGCCCTTGTTTTAATAACTTATGGCTTTATAAAACTCTTCCCTTTACAAATGCCGTTCCCGTCGCTGAGTAATTTATTTACGAATTACGGCGATTTTTTTGCCTGGAAAATTTACTTTCAAACGGTAGGCATTGCGCCAAAATATCAATCGTTTCTGGGTTTTGTCGAGATCCTGGCGGCTTTTTTACTATTCAACCGACGTACCACTACTTTCGGGGTAGGTTTAATTTTCGGCTTTATCGGGAACGTAGCGGTAGTAAATGGCTTGTACGATGTGGGCGAGCAGGTCCTCAGTACGTTTATTGTGTTGCTGGCGGCCTTTCTATTGGCTAACGATGTGCCCCGGTTATACCGTTTATTAATCGAGGAAGGACCTACCTACGCGAACAAAATTATTCCTGATTTTTCGGACAAAGTACTAAGGAACTTCCGGTTGGGTTTAAGAAGTGCCTTTCTGGTGTTTGTGGCGCTTTTCGCTTATAAAACTTTTAGCAACTACGTCACCGATCCCTATAAAATTCCGCGGACGCCCGGCCTGAAAAATGCTTACGGCTACTACCGGGTGCAAGAATTTATTTTAAACCAGGACACCATTCCGTATTCCAGAACTGACCCGAACCGCTGGCAAGACGTTATTTTTGAAAAATGGTCGACTTTAACCATTAAAGTAAATCGCCCGGTAAAAATTGATTTTACCAGCGCCGAAGCCGTCCACGAAAAAGACATTGACCGCAACTACGAACTAGCCGGTCATGCGGGCCGGCATTATTTCTATTACGAAGCCGACACGGTAAACCATCGGTTGGCCCTCCAGAATAAAAATAAAAACCACCGCTCCGAAAAGCTCTTTCTGAATTACCAAAGACCCAACGATAGTACCCTGGTGCTCTCCGGCATTAACGAAAATCAGGATTCCATTCGGGTAGTGCTCAGCAAGGTAAATAAAAAGTACATGTTCTTCGAAGGGCGGCGCAAAGCGGTAAAAATTTAA
- a CDS encoding RagB/SusD family nutrient uptake outer membrane protein, whose translation MKKLLIWPVLFVSMLLSSCENYLDVESYDRVSDENTIFDKASAETAVRGAYRSLASLNYSSGFQNTILQSGGDVRSLNNAQTDLNVINYDLRSDIGFLSTYWANFYNTINRANHVIEKVPLVNDVKLTPDLKNQLLGEAYFIRAYSYFDLARVFGNVQIFLTPTKVVADKLGVSKSSQAEVYAQVLADLNQAETFLPATVVRNRATKFTVYALRARLHLYQSNWEAAENDVNRILANTSYQLVKPFSLAAGTPESVLEFSYSVTDLNTGYGLWNTSNRQLEPKAVIHNLLNDPTVGGDRKILSVQNALGQFIGGIYPTNTSAAYGIRTAELYLIRAEARAKKANPDVAGALSDLNAVRARANVPNSTALTPEEITLAIENERRVEFALEPHRWFDIVRTGRAPVVYNLNDPNKYIFPIPAGEILADPALTQNPGYGN comes from the coding sequence ATGAAGAAGCTACTTATCTGGCCGGTGCTTTTTGTAAGCATGCTGCTATCATCTTGCGAAAATTACCTGGATGTAGAGTCGTACGACCGGGTATCCGACGAAAATACCATCTTCGACAAAGCCTCGGCCGAAACCGCCGTGCGGGGCGCTTACCGTTCTTTAGCCAGCTTAAACTACAGCAGCGGTTTCCAAAATACCATTCTGCAATCGGGCGGCGATGTGCGGTCGTTAAACAATGCCCAAACCGACTTAAATGTAATTAACTACGATTTGCGTTCGGATATCGGGTTTTTATCGACGTACTGGGCCAACTTCTACAATACCATTAACCGGGCGAACCACGTCATTGAAAAAGTGCCGCTGGTGAATGATGTAAAACTCACCCCCGATTTAAAAAACCAGCTTCTGGGCGAAGCTTATTTTATCCGGGCGTATTCGTATTTCGATTTGGCCCGGGTATTCGGCAACGTGCAAATTTTCCTGACGCCCACCAAAGTAGTAGCCGATAAACTGGGTGTTTCCAAAAGCTCCCAGGCCGAAGTATATGCCCAGGTACTAGCTGATTTAAACCAGGCCGAAACTTTTTTACCCGCCACGGTCGTCCGGAACCGGGCTACCAAATTCACGGTTTACGCACTCCGCGCCCGATTACACCTTTACCAGAGTAATTGGGAGGCCGCCGAAAACGACGTGAACCGTATTCTGGCTAATACCAGTTACCAGCTCGTGAAGCCTTTTAGTTTAGCCGCGGGTACCCCGGAGTCGGTGCTGGAGTTTTCGTATAGCGTTACTGATTTAAATACCGGTTATGGTTTATGGAATACGAGTAACCGGCAACTGGAGCCCAAAGCCGTCATTCACAACTTGTTAAACGACCCAACCGTAGGCGGCGACCGGAAAATTTTATCGGTGCAAAATGCCTTGGGTCAGTTTATCGGGGGTATTTACCCAACCAATACTTCCGCCGCTTATGGCATTCGTACCGCCGAATTGTATTTAATACGGGCCGAAGCCCGCGCGAAAAAAGCTAATCCGGATGTAGCCGGAGCCTTAAGTGATTTAAATGCGGTACGGGCCCGGGCCAATGTGCCGAATAGTACGGCCCTTACTCCCGAAGAAATTACCCTGGCCATTGAGAACGAACGCCGCGTAGAGTTTGCTCTGGAACCGCATCGCTGGTTTGATATTGTGCGGACCGGAAGAGCACCCGTAGTTTATAACCTGAATGATCCGAATAAATACATCTTCCCGATTCCAGCCGGAGAAATCCTGGCAGATCCTGCTTTAACCCAAAATCCCGGTTACGGCAATTGA
- a CDS encoding SusC/RagA family TonB-linked outer membrane protein: MKKLLQKSSKLLLLLVLSESTSLASEAVFAPDLAKSRSVFKFKAAFNENVSGTVITESGEPLIGVSVLVKNTNIGTTTAADGSFQLAVPDPNSVLVFSFIGYVAKEIPLKNEKNLKITLQEDTKALNEVVVVGYGTQSRKSLVGAITTINPAETKQTPVASFDAQLQGKAAGIQVNTFSGTPGEGVKVQIRGTASINASNDPLYVIDGVLVNNNSLASIDLGNKKTSPLADINPADIESMEVLKDASAIAIYGSRGANGVILVTTKRGEYGAGKPRYSLDVSQGWQQADKSRLWELTTGPEHALLVNEQWINSGIDKPSLNQTYANRPFRPKEEVINGVPGRGTPEEQQTYDRMSRVFRTAQTKNYDLNIQGGSENIRYNLGAGYTNQEGILKPAKFERASFKLNLDTKLSKKITFSSSNGAYRSFRQQVRGGAGQQAGHLLAALHHPTYLPLTNPDGTPARGSIYENIDNLTNTDITNISTRSIRYIGNQFVEVAILPGLRFKTSVGLDYNHYNEREFFNDQTIIGGAPNPPGYVNEVFTNLTLLQNEQTLTYNLDLGTKHAITVLLGNSIQGTTQTVAAQTGSGFPNNSFQQISAASIRTSEQRKSKSTISSFFGRINYSFADKYFLEGSLRADGSSKFGANNRWGYFPGIGASWRLKQEDFLQDLNQLTELKLRVSAGSAGNQNGINDYASRGLWTGIAQYPDNLTSGPKPGIAPSQLENPDLKWEKTTTYNAGLDVGLFANRLLVNVDAYYKYTTDALLYLPVPSSTGYGSTLANAGEVSNKGIELGISTVNIQNQVNGFSWTSNFNLARNVNRAEKLVSPITFEAREYRRTQEGAALGSFWLYKQLYVDPETGNAVFDDVDKDGKLTQADRQLLGNLIPKFYGGFTNTFSYKGFDLNVLLTYQYGNSVFNFNKYILEGGGTRDASRSILKSQLDRWQKPGDITNTPRVTSVGNNYNIEQNSRYLEDASFVRVKTVTLGYTLPQSLTNRLKLNKVRLYALGTNLWIATKYTGADPESSGSAGQNLDGLDTATPPQPRGLQFGANLTF; this comes from the coding sequence ATGAAAAAACTACTACAAAAGAGTAGTAAGTTATTGCTATTGCTTGTTCTTTCGGAATCAACATCCCTCGCTTCCGAAGCTGTTTTTGCTCCGGATTTGGCTAAATCCAGAAGTGTGTTCAAATTTAAAGCTGCCTTTAATGAAAATGTATCGGGTACAGTAATTACGGAATCCGGCGAACCTTTAATCGGGGTTTCGGTGCTGGTTAAAAACACGAATATCGGTACCACAACTGCGGCGGATGGAAGTTTTCAGTTGGCCGTTCCGGACCCAAACAGTGTGCTGGTTTTTTCATTTATTGGCTACGTAGCTAAAGAAATACCTCTTAAAAATGAGAAAAATTTAAAAATAACGCTGCAGGAAGATACCAAAGCCTTGAACGAAGTTGTGGTGGTGGGTTACGGTACCCAAAGCCGGAAAAGTCTGGTTGGCGCGATTACCACCATTAACCCCGCCGAAACCAAACAAACCCCGGTGGCCAGCTTCGATGCGCAATTGCAGGGGAAAGCCGCCGGCATCCAGGTGAATACGTTTTCCGGCACCCCCGGCGAAGGCGTGAAAGTACAAATCCGCGGAACTGCCTCCATTAATGCCAGCAACGACCCTTTGTACGTGATTGATGGGGTGCTGGTAAATAATAACTCACTAGCATCTATCGATTTAGGAAATAAAAAAACTTCTCCTTTAGCCGACATCAACCCCGCCGATATTGAAAGCATGGAAGTTTTAAAAGACGCCAGTGCCATTGCCATTTACGGCTCCCGGGGAGCCAACGGCGTTATTCTGGTTACCACCAAGCGCGGCGAATACGGAGCTGGCAAGCCCCGATACAGTTTAGATGTTTCGCAGGGTTGGCAGCAAGCTGATAAAAGCCGGTTGTGGGAGTTAACTACCGGCCCGGAACACGCGCTGCTCGTGAACGAGCAATGGATCAACTCCGGGATAGATAAACCCAGTTTAAACCAAACGTACGCCAACCGGCCTTTCCGCCCGAAAGAAGAAGTCATTAACGGGGTTCCCGGCCGCGGCACACCCGAAGAACAGCAAACTTATGACCGCATGAGCAGGGTTTTCCGGACGGCGCAAACGAAAAACTACGATTTAAATATTCAGGGTGGCAGCGAAAATATCCGGTACAATTTAGGCGCGGGTTACACCAACCAGGAAGGAATTTTGAAACCGGCCAAATTTGAACGGGCCAGCTTTAAACTTAACTTGGATACCAAGCTCAGCAAAAAAATAACGTTTAGTTCCAGCAATGGGGCCTACCGCTCGTTCCGGCAGCAGGTTAGGGGCGGGGCTGGTCAGCAAGCCGGGCATTTACTGGCCGCGCTGCACCATCCTACTTATTTGCCGCTCACCAATCCGGATGGTACGCCCGCCCGGGGTTCCATTTACGAAAACATTGATAATTTAACCAATACCGATATTACCAATATTTCTACCCGCAGCATTCGCTACATTGGTAACCAATTTGTGGAAGTGGCCATACTGCCGGGGCTTCGTTTTAAAACTTCGGTGGGCTTGGATTATAACCATTATAACGAGCGCGAGTTTTTTAACGACCAAACCATTATTGGAGGAGCGCCTAATCCGCCGGGGTACGTGAACGAGGTTTTTACCAATCTAACCTTACTGCAAAACGAACAAACCTTAACCTATAATTTAGATTTAGGCACCAAACACGCCATTACCGTTTTACTGGGTAACAGTATTCAAGGCACCACGCAAACAGTTGCTGCGCAAACCGGGTCTGGTTTCCCTAATAACTCTTTTCAGCAAATATCGGCGGCTTCCATTCGCACCTCGGAGCAACGGAAATCCAAGTCTACTATTTCTTCTTTCTTTGGCCGGATTAACTACAGTTTTGCCGATAAGTACTTTTTGGAAGGTTCTCTGCGGGCTGATGGTTCTTCTAAATTCGGGGCAAATAATCGCTGGGGCTACTTTCCCGGCATTGGGGCTTCGTGGCGCCTGAAACAAGAAGATTTTCTGCAGGACTTAAACCAGTTGACCGAGTTAAAGCTGCGCGTGAGTGCCGGTTCGGCGGGTAACCAAAACGGGATTAACGATTACGCTTCCCGCGGTTTATGGACGGGCATTGCCCAGTACCCGGATAATTTAACCAGCGGTCCCAAACCCGGCATTGCTCCTTCGCAACTCGAAAATCCAGATTTAAAATGGGAAAAAACCACCACCTATAACGCTGGCCTGGATGTAGGATTATTCGCTAACCGCTTGCTCGTAAATGTGGATGCTTACTACAAATACACTACGGATGCTTTATTGTACCTGCCGGTACCATCGTCCACGGGTTACGGCAGCACGTTGGCCAACGCCGGCGAAGTAAGCAATAAAGGCATTGAACTCGGCATCTCTACGGTAAACATCCAAAACCAGGTTAACGGCTTTAGCTGGACGTCTAATTTTAATTTGGCCCGGAACGTAAACCGCGCCGAAAAGCTGGTGAGCCCCATTACCTTCGAAGCCCGCGAATACCGCCGCACCCAGGAAGGCGCTGCATTAGGCAGTTTCTGGTTGTATAAGCAATTGTACGTCGACCCCGAAACCGGTAACGCCGTGTTTGACGATGTCGACAAAGACGGTAAACTCACCCAGGCCGACCGGCAACTACTAGGTAATTTAATTCCGAAATTCTACGGCGGTTTTACCAACACTTTTTCTTATAAAGGCTTTGATTTAAACGTTTTACTCACCTACCAGTACGGTAACTCAGTTTTTAACTTTAACAAATACATTCTGGAAGGCGGCGGTACCCGCGATGCTTCCCGCTCTATCCTGAAAAGCCAACTGGACCGCTGGCAAAAGCCGGGTGACATTACCAATACGCCGCGGGTAACCAGCGTGGGGAACAACTACAACATCGAGCAAAACAGCCGCTACCTGGAAGATGCCTCTTTTGTACGGGTAAAAACCGTTACGCTGGGCTACACCCTACCGCAAAGCTTAACCAACCGCTTAAAATTAAACAAAGTCAGGCTATACGCCTTGGGTACCAACCTCTGGATTGCTACCAAATACACCGGCGCCGACCCCGAATCATCGGGTAGCGCGGGGCAAAACCTGGATGGCTTAGATACGGCTACCCCGCCGCAACCCCGCGGACTTCAATTTGGCGCGAACCTTACTTTTTAA
- a CDS encoding peroxiredoxin — MALRIGEIAPDFKAESTQGIVSFHRYIQNHWAILFSHPSDFTPVCTSELGMVAKLKAEFEKRQTKVLGISAGTLESHKRWIYDIEETQQTTVDFPVIADPHKKVVHLYDMIHPFFSHTETIRSVFIIGPDKRIKSILIYPANTGRNFQEIVRMIDSLRLTESFDVATPANWEYGEECLILPAVKDEELATTFPKGYKIVKPYLRTTPQPS; from the coding sequence ATGGCACTGCGCATTGGCGAAATTGCTCCCGATTTTAAAGCGGAATCCACGCAGGGAATTGTTTCTTTTCACCGGTATATTCAAAACCACTGGGCCATTTTATTTTCGCATCCCAGCGATTTTACCCCGGTTTGTACTTCCGAGTTAGGCATGGTGGCTAAACTAAAAGCAGAATTTGAAAAACGCCAAACCAAGGTTTTGGGCATCAGCGCCGGCACCCTGGAGTCGCATAAACGCTGGATTTACGATATTGAAGAAACGCAGCAAACCACCGTGGATTTTCCGGTGATCGCCGATCCGCACAAAAAGGTGGTTCACTTATACGACATGATTCATCCTTTTTTCAGCCACACCGAAACCATCCGCTCCGTGTTCATTATTGGCCCCGACAAACGGATCAAGAGCATCTTAATTTATCCGGCCAATACCGGTCGTAATTTCCAGGAAATTGTGCGCATGATTGATTCTTTGCGGCTAACCGAAAGCTTTGACGTGGCTACTCCCGCTAATTGGGAATACGGCGAAGAATGTTTAATCCTGCCGGCGGTTAAAGACGAAGAACTAGCCACCACTTTCCCGAAAGGATATAAAATAGTAAAACCGTACCTGCGCACTACCCCGCAGCCTAGTTAA
- a CDS encoding c-type cytochrome, producing the protein MFFNSLWWTACNKPNKPEVNHHQRRIEYIRKIPGESNPIPIKTAQQGEVLIAYSDCYTCHKEDKDSVGPAFKAIAERYPAQPVYIDLLAQKVISGGKGSWGNASMSAHPKVSMAEARLMVSYILSLKGDSIK; encoded by the coding sequence TTGTTTTTCAACAGCTTGTGGTGGACAGCCTGCAATAAACCCAATAAACCGGAGGTGAACCACCACCAGCGAAGAATAGAATATATCCGGAAAATTCCCGGAGAAAGTAACCCCATACCCATAAAGACAGCCCAGCAGGGAGAAGTATTGATCGCCTACTCCGATTGTTATACCTGCCATAAAGAAGACAAAGATTCGGTAGGTCCGGCGTTTAAGGCTATTGCCGAAAGGTATCCGGCGCAACCTGTTTATATAGATTTGCTGGCGCAAAAAGTAATAAGCGGCGGAAAGGGTTCATGGGGCAATGCTTCCATGAGTGCTCACCCCAAAGTATCTATGGCGGAAGCCAGATTAATGGTTAGTTATATACTATCCTTAAAAGGAGATTCGATAAAATAA
- a CDS encoding HD domain-containing protein, translated as MEAIVLNNQFTETELKVLAFVTEKHGQQKRKYTHEPYVNHLIRVALKVKEYTQDSRMVMAALCHDLLEDTKCTVVELYQFFIGINLTEADSDYICFLVKELTDVFTAEAFPQFNRKTRKELEAARLWEISPEAQTIKYADLIDNTSSIVPHGGAFAKVYLKEKKRVLAQMDKGHPELYQLASSIVEAV; from the coding sequence ATGGAGGCAATAGTGTTAAATAACCAGTTTACCGAAACAGAGCTAAAAGTACTTGCCTTCGTAACCGAAAAACATGGTCAACAAAAGCGAAAGTATACCCATGAACCTTATGTAAACCATTTAATTAGGGTAGCATTAAAAGTAAAAGAGTATACCCAAGATAGCCGCATGGTGATGGCGGCTTTATGCCATGATTTACTGGAAGACACAAAGTGTACCGTAGTGGAGCTTTATCAATTTTTCATAGGCATTAACCTAACAGAAGCCGACAGTGATTATATCTGTTTTTTAGTAAAAGAATTAACCGATGTGTTTACCGCGGAAGCTTTCCCTCAGTTTAACCGAAAAACCCGAAAAGAACTGGAAGCCGCCCGGCTGTGGGAAATTTCACCGGAAGCGCAAACCATTAAATACGCTGATTTGATTGATAATACCTCATCTATTGTTCCACACGGAGGCGCGTTTGCTAAAGTTTATCTGAAAGAGAAGAAACGCGTGTTAGCCCAAATGGATAAAGGCCATCCGGAGCTATATCAACTGGCTAGTTCTATTGTAGAAGCGGTTTGA
- the bshB1 gene encoding bacillithiol biosynthesis deacetylase BshB1, whose translation MKLDILVFSAHPDDAEVGCGGTILKQVALGDKVGMIDLTRGELGTRGSAEIRALEALEAKRLLGLQVRENLWMRDCFFVIDEAHTMQIIRAVRKYQPRIVLANAPHDRHPDHGRACKLVTEAAFIAGLPQIKTELDGEPQEAWRPELVLQYIQNTYIKPDILVDITHYWDLKLAAIQAYRSQFYHPEYNEPAVTYISAPDFFLIHEGRAREFGKYINAPFAEGFTCQRFLGVDNLQHLR comes from the coding sequence ATGAAATTAGATATTCTGGTTTTTTCGGCGCATCCCGACGATGCGGAAGTAGGTTGCGGGGGTACTATTTTAAAACAAGTAGCGCTCGGCGATAAAGTGGGCATGATCGATCTGACCCGTGGTGAACTGGGAACGCGCGGCTCCGCCGAAATCCGGGCGCTAGAAGCGTTAGAAGCAAAAAGATTATTGGGTTTGCAGGTGCGCGAAAACTTATGGATGCGGGATTGTTTTTTCGTGATCGACGAAGCCCATACCATGCAGATTATCCGGGCGGTACGCAAATACCAACCGCGTATTGTACTGGCAAATGCGCCCCACGACCGGCACCCCGACCATGGCCGGGCCTGTAAATTAGTAACCGAAGCCGCTTTTATCGCGGGCTTACCGCAAATTAAAACCGAACTCGACGGCGAACCCCAGGAAGCCTGGCGCCCCGAACTGGTACTGCAATACATCCAAAACACCTACATCAAACCCGATATTCTGGTGGATATTACCCATTACTGGGATTTAAAATTAGCCGCTATCCAGGCCTATCGGAGCCAATTCTACCACCCAGAATATAATGAACCCGCCGTAACCTATATTTCCGCGCCCGATTTTTTTCTCATTCACGAAGGCCGCGCCCGGGAATTTGGCAAGTACATTAACGCCCCGTTCGCCGAAGGCTTCACGTGCCAGCGGTTTCTGGGCGTAGATAATTTGCAGCATTTGCGGTAA
- the soxC gene encoding sulfite dehydrogenase, whose amino-acid sequence MKSETEDTPLFHKPLSRRKLLGGAATAAVVLVQTAVGKTVQAAIPEAAVIPDDPTKKQGPLPSELGTRSGYEKPVRKPSDTSSRTPLQDLYGTITPADLHYERHHGGVPTINPEEYELYIHGLVEKPMKFTLKDLKRFPAFSRICFLECSGNFRSNPVGKITPQEIAGLTSQSEWTGVLLSTLFREVGVKPNATWFLAEGSDAAVMTRSIPVKKGLQDGMIAYAQNGEAIRPEQGYPARLFLPGWEGNTSVKWLRRLEFSDAPFMTREETSKYTEPVKDGKIRQFSFDMDARSIITFPAYPVQVEKGWIEIRGIAWSGRGKITKVEVSTDAGKTWQLARLQDPVLDKAHTYFRHLWQWNGSETEIMSRAVDETGYTQPTFSQLVAARGDNKGGYHFNPITTWLIQRDGQVLNKPEK is encoded by the coding sequence GTGAAGTCGGAAACGGAAGATACGCCTTTGTTTCATAAACCGCTGAGTCGCCGGAAATTGCTGGGCGGAGCGGCAACTGCGGCGGTAGTATTGGTACAAACTGCGGTTGGCAAAACCGTGCAGGCGGCCATACCGGAAGCCGCCGTAATACCGGACGATCCCACCAAAAAACAAGGGCCCTTGCCCAGTGAGTTAGGCACCCGGTCGGGGTACGAAAAGCCGGTCCGGAAACCCTCCGACACGTCCTCGCGCACGCCTTTGCAGGATTTGTACGGCACCATTACGCCCGCCGACTTGCATTACGAACGGCACCACGGCGGTGTGCCCACCATCAACCCGGAGGAGTACGAATTGTATATTCATGGTCTGGTAGAGAAGCCCATGAAATTCACCTTAAAAGATTTAAAGCGGTTCCCGGCTTTTTCCCGGATTTGCTTTTTAGAATGTTCGGGTAATTTCCGGAGCAACCCGGTCGGTAAAATTACGCCCCAGGAAATTGCCGGTTTAACCAGCCAAAGCGAATGGACAGGCGTGCTGCTTTCCACGTTGTTCCGGGAAGTAGGCGTAAAACCCAATGCCACCTGGTTTCTGGCCGAAGGTTCCGATGCTGCCGTCATGACCCGCAGTATTCCGGTAAAAAAAGGCTTGCAGGACGGGATGATTGCTTACGCCCAAAACGGCGAAGCTATTCGTCCGGAGCAAGGGTATCCGGCCCGCTTGTTTTTACCCGGTTGGGAAGGCAATACCAGCGTAAAATGGTTGCGCCGCCTGGAGTTTTCGGATGCACCGTTTATGACGCGCGAAGAAACTTCTAAATACACCGAACCCGTAAAAGACGGCAAAATCCGGCAGTTTAGTTTCGATATGGATGCCCGCTCGATTATTACTTTCCCGGCTTACCCGGTGCAGGTAGAAAAAGGCTGGATTGAAATACGCGGGATTGCCTGGAGCGGTCGGGGCAAAATTACGAAAGTAGAAGTAAGCACCGACGCCGGTAAAACCTGGCAGCTCGCCCGTTTGCAGGATCCCGTGCTGGATAAAGCCCATACCTATTTCCGGCATTTGTGGCAATGGAACGGCAGCGAAACCGAAATCATGAGCCGGGCCGTCGACGAAACCGGTTATACCCAACCCACCTTTAGCCAATTAGTTGCCGCCCGCGGCGATAACAAAGGGGGCTACCATTTCAACCCCATTACTACCTGGCTGATTCAAAGGGACGGACAGGTTTTAAACAAACCGGAAAAATAA
- a CDS encoding c-type cytochrome, protein MENLKILKNSGFNWLLTGLILLGAACTRSLTANKSTATAVVPSTQVTKADSANWPVSFGFGKPATAQEIALLDIDVRPDGKGLPGGSGTVLAGKAVYAVKCAACHGKTGVEGPNNRLVSVAENETAGAETSKEKTIGNYWPYATTLFDYIRRAMPFNAPGSLTNEEVYALTAFLLNANKIIPSEASINAETLPKVVMPAQKLFVPDDRKGGPEVR, encoded by the coding sequence ATGGAAAATTTAAAAATTTTAAAAAATTCGGGCTTCAACTGGCTTTTAACCGGACTGATTTTGTTAGGAGCAGCCTGTACCCGTTCCCTAACAGCAAATAAATCTACTGCCACTGCTGTTGTTCCATCAACCCAAGTAACAAAAGCTGATTCCGCCAATTGGCCTGTTAGCTTTGGTTTTGGAAAACCGGCCACTGCTCAGGAAATAGCCTTATTGGATATAGATGTGCGGCCCGATGGAAAAGGATTACCCGGCGGGTCAGGAACGGTACTGGCTGGTAAGGCCGTTTACGCCGTGAAATGTGCGGCGTGTCACGGAAAAACCGGCGTGGAAGGACCGAATAATCGCTTGGTTTCGGTTGCAGAAAATGAAACCGCCGGAGCAGAAACCAGCAAAGAAAAAACCATTGGCAATTACTGGCCTTACGCCACCACCTTGTTCGATTATATCCGAAGAGCCATGCCGTTTAATGCGCCGGGTTCTTTAACCAACGAAGAAGTGTATGCCTTAACGGCTTTTCTGTTAAATGCCAACAAAATTATACCTTCCGAAGCCAGTATTAATGCCGAAACCTTGCCCAAAGTTGTGATGCCAGCCCAAAAGCTTTTTGTGCCCGACGACCGGAAAGGTGGACCGGAAGTGCGTTAA